AGTTTTCTGTTAAGGAGACCAAATGCATAAAATAGACCCTGAAGAATGTCAGTTTTGCGGTGCATGTCAAAGTGCTTGTCCTTCTGAGGCAATTATACATGCACCTGGGACTAATTATTACGAAATAAATGATGATTGCACTGATTGTG
Above is a genomic segment from Maridesulfovibrio sp. containing:
- a CDS encoding 4Fe-4S binding protein; this encodes MHKIDPEECQFCGACQSACPSEAIIHAPGTNYYEINDDCTDCGACEAECGFNAILSDGD